Sequence from the Pseudomonas sp. LS.1a genome:
GGGATAGTGAATGCCTACCCCCAGAATCTCCTGCCCCCATGCTTTACCTTTCCAGGCCGTGAATGAAAGCAACCCCTCTCGCAATACCAGAAGTACTCCTGCTCGAGCCAAACGTATTCACTGACGAACGTGGATTCTTCTTCGAAAGCTTCAACCACACGACCTTTGAACATGCTGTAGAGCGCCCGGTCAACTTCGTCCAGGACAACCACTCCAGCTCGCGACAGCACGTTCTGCGCGGCCTGCACTATCAGGTACACCAACCCCAAGGGAAACTGGTAAGGGTAGTGGTCGGTGAAGTATTCGATGTCGCGGTAGATCTGCGCCGTTCATCGCGTACCTTCGGTCGTTGGGTTGGTGCCCACCTTTCAGCAAACAACAAGCACCAACTCTGGGTACCGGAAGGCTTCGCGCACGGCTTCGTAGTGTTGTCCGACCATGCGGAATTCCTGTACAAGACCACGGCTCACTACGCCCCCCAATTCGAACGCTGCCTAGCCTGGAATGACCCAGCGGTCGGCATTCAATGGCCTATAGAACAGCCGTTCCTATCAGGCAAGGACCAATTTGGCAAAACACTGCAAGAGTTGGAGTGCTTCGATTGAACGCAGTAACCCGCGTGGTCATGGTCGGGTGGCATATTGATGTCGCCTCTCGCTCTCGGATCAATCGCCGACAGGCTAGAATCCAGAAAGTGGGAGAGCAGAACATGACAGCGGAAGCAGACAAATATGACCATTCTGGTAACCGGTGGTGCAGGCTTTATCGGCGCGAACTTCGTGTTGGACTGGCTGGCCGGCAATGACGAGCCCGTGGTCAACCTCGACAAACTCACCTACGCAGGCAACCTGCAGACCCTGAGCAGCCTGCAGGGTGACGCGCGGCACATTTTCGTGCATGGCGACATTGGTGATTCCGCGCTGGTCGAGCAGCTGCTGAAAACTCACCAGCCACGCGCCATTGTCAACTTTGCCGCCGAGTCGCACGTCGACCGCTCGATTCACGGCCCCGAAGACTTCATCGAAACCAACATCGTCGGCACCT
This genomic interval carries:
- the rfbC gene encoding dTDP-4-dehydrorhamnose 3,5-epimerase; its protein translation is MKATPLAIPEVLLLEPNVFTDERGFFFESFNHTTFEHAVERPVNFVQDNHSSSRQHVLRGLHYQVHQPQGKLVRVVVGEVFDVAVDLRRSSRTFGRWVGAHLSANNKHQLWVPEGFAHGFVVLSDHAEFLYKTTAHYAPQFERCLAWNDPAVGIQWPIEQPFLSGKDQFGKTLQELECFD